In Streptomyces sp. ML-6, the genomic stretch GGCCGCGGTGCCCTCGTCGAGCAGGGAGGCGCCGGAGGTGGGCAGTCCGGTCAGCTCGGCGACCATGGTCTGGAAGTTGAGGAGCGCCTCCAGGCGGCCCTGGGAGATCTCCGGCTGGTACGGCGTGTAGGCCGTGTACCAGGCGGGGTTCTCCATGACGTTGCGCAGGATCACCGGCGGGGTGAAGGTGCCGTAGTAGCCGAGCCCGATCATCGGGGCCAGCACCTGGTTGCGGTCCGCGAGGGAGCGCAGCTCGGCGAGGACCTCGGCCTCGGTTCGCGCGCCCGGCAGCCGGAGTGCCTCGGTGCTCTTGATGACGTCGGGCACCGCGGCCGCGGTGAGCTCGTCCAGCGAGCCGTACCCGACCTGGGCGAGCATCTTCGACTGCGCCTCGGCATCGGGGCCGATGTGCCGCTGCTCGAACGGAATGCCCTGCTCCAGCTGGGAGAGCGGGGTGCGACGGGGGGTCATGGTGGAGGCCTCCTGGTCTGTCACGACCTGCGAGGGGCACCTCGGCGCGGGTGCCCGGACGGCCTCCCCCTCTGTCATCTCAACCTGAGAGCTTCACCGGCATGCCCTACGGCCTGCCGGCTTTCACCGTCGGTGAGGAAGGGAACCGCTTCGGCACCCGGCCGCACGGAACCCGCCCTGCTTTCCAGAGTGACCTCGTCCGTGCGGTACGGGGGCCTGAGAGATTCCGGGGAGGATTTGCTCCTTCGGCGCCTTCGGATCAGTTCCGGAGGACTCTCCCGCACGGGGTCAGCGGCCGTCACCAGCCTACCAGCGGGGTTCTTCGCCGAACCCTCGAGTGGCCGACCCCCCGAATCTGCCCTTTTGTAGTGCTTGTGGAGTAGCCGCGACCAATGGGAGGGATCGTGCAGAGCGACATCGATCCGCGCAGCCTGATCGGCCGCAAGGCATTCGACCGCAGGGGCACCAAGATCGGAACCGTGGACGAGGTGTACCTCGACGACGCGACCGGTGTGCCCGAATGGGCGGCCGTACGTACCGGACTCTTCAGCCGGGACGCGTTCGTCCCGCTGGAACCCAGCGAATTCGTGGACGACACGCTCCGTGTCCCCTTCGACCGCGCGCTGATCAAGGACGCGCCCGACTTCGGTGTCGGCCGCCACCTCTCACCGGAACAGGAGCTCCAGCTCTACCGGCACTACGGTCTGGACTCCCCGCCCGAGGCGGTCGGCCCCGACCGGGACTTCGGCAGGCTGGCGGGCCAGGAGGAGTAGTCCGCCGGTTCGCGCACCAACGGCAGCGGATCGGCCGGCCGCAGCGCCGCGTCGTCGATCCGG encodes the following:
- a CDS encoding PRC-barrel domain-containing protein, encoding MGGIVQSDIDPRSLIGRKAFDRRGTKIGTVDEVYLDDATGVPEWAAVRTGLFSRDAFVPLEPSEFVDDTLRVPFDRALIKDAPDFGVGRHLSPEQELQLYRHYGLDSPPEAVGPDRDFGRLAGQEE